The window GCTTGTGCGGGGTAATGACCTTGCGGCAGTAGTAGAAAGCCAGGCCAGAGAATCCAAGCAGGAGCAGGGATTGCAGCACATGCCAGGTCGTCCAGGGAACGTACATGTGTTCCACTTCAAAGGGCAGATAGGCGTACAGCATCTGCGGATACACGCCCTGCGCGATACACAACGCCCCGCCGATTGTCATGGCCGTATACATATTCCAGGGGATGGGCCGCAGCTTGCGGTCGCTCTTGGGCTTGCCGCCCCAGAACGCAAAGTACGGAAGTTTGATGCCCACTGAAATGAACGTCCCCACGGCCGCAATCTCCATGCCCAATGCAAGCCAGGTACGATGCGCCTCGGCCGCTCCAGTGATGGTCATGGTTTTGGAGATGAAGCCGTTGAACAATGGCCAGCCCGAGATGGACAAGGCCGCTATCATGTAAAGGACCATCACCCATGGAAGCCGTCCGACCAGACCGCCCAACTCATCGAGCTTCTGCGTTCCAGCGGAATAGAGCAGACAGCCGACACCCATGAAGAGCAACCCCTTATAGAGGATATGGGCGTAGGCATGAGCGCAGGCGCCGTTGAGCGTCATGGCGGTGCCGATACCGATACCCGCCACCATGTATCCCACCTGGGAAACAATATGATAGGAAAGAATCCTTCGAGCGTTGTTTTCCATGCAGGCGTACAGCACGCCGTAGACAGCCATAACCGTACCAGCCACTGCCAACACCTCCCAGCCTGCGAATCCGCGACAAAGCACGTACACAGCAGTCTTGGTGGTGAAGGCACTCATGAACACAGAACCCGTCACGGTGCCGCGAGGATACGCGTCAGGCAGCCATGCGTGCAGCGGAACAACAGCGGCGTTAACGCAGAAACCGGCGAGAATCAGCCAATGGTAAAATTTGGCTGTGGCCGGGTTGATGTACTCAAAGGCAAAGGTTCCCGTGGCATTGTACTGAAACAGCAGTCCCGCCAGCAGGAAGAGTCCGCCAATGGTATGGTAGAGGAAATACCGGAATCCTGCCCGGGTTGAGGCGTCGTTTCGCGCCAACCAAATCAGGAACGTGGAGCCGATGCTCATCAGTTCCCAGAAGACGAACAAGGTCAGGTAGTCCCCGGAAAAGACACAGCCCAAACCGCCCGCCACGTAAAGCGCGGCAGAGGCATGCTGGAACTTGTCGTCCACATGCAGGGCGTAGGTGAAGCCGATCAGCGAGACAATGGAGAACACCTGGGCGAAGATGATGGACAATTTGTCCACCCGGCCCAGGACAAGGGTCTCGCCCATCCAGTTCAACGTGCCGTAGACACCCGGCTCCATGGCAAACACCGAATAAATGGCCAGCAGCGGCGGCAAAAGCAGCAGCCAACGCCAGTATTTGGAGTCACCCTTAAAAAAGGGCAGCGCCAGGGCCAGGGTCAAAAACCCCAACGAAGGATGGATGAAACTAGTCGCCTGAATCATAGAATTCCTCGTCCCGAGCGATAAAAGGCTGAACGATTTTCTTCATGACGATGACCATGCCCAGACCGAAAAGCAGTCCGAAGCCGGCCCAGAACCCCGTATATTTATCCAGCCCGAAGTGGGGATGGTGCGGAGTCCAGATGAAGTTGAGGGCCACGAGGACCGCGAGGATCGCATACATCGCGATCAGCAGCGTGCTCCCTTTTTCCCGCAGCTTCTCAAAGAAAGCGCCGAGTGGTGTGAGTTCCGCCATTTGCAGCCCCCTAGAAGATGCCGTTGCCGAGCACCTTGATGAAGTTCAGGAACGTCTCCGGGAACAGACCCAGGAAGACCGAAATCAACGCCGTGACAAACAACGGAATGACCATGGTCTTGGACGGTTCGGAATACTGTCCCACATTGGCCTCGGGCGCAGGCTTAAAGAAGAAGGCCCGCACCAGGATGGGAACAAAGTACCCGGCGTTGAGTGCCGTAGACAGCAGCAATGCAACCAAAAGGATGGTCTGATGGGCGTCGAGCGCCCCGTTGACCAGATACCATTTGGAAACAAAGCCGCAGACCGGCGGCATACCGATCATGGACAGGGAGGCGATACCAAATGCTGTGAAAGTCCACGGCATACGCCAGCCGTATCCGTTCATTTTGCTGATCTTCTTATTATGTGTGGCCACATAGATGGCGCCGGCACAGAAGAACAAGGTAATCTTTGAAAAGGCATGGTGCGGGATGTGCATCACACCGCCCTGCACAGCCATGGGGGTAAGCATACAAACACCGACCACCACGTAGCTGAGCTGGGAAACCGTGGAATAGGCAAGTCTGGCCTTCAGGTCGTCCTTGGTAAGGGCAATGAGGGAGGCCACCACAATGGTGAAGGCCGCCACATACGCCGTGGGGATTCCCAAAAAGAGCTTGTCCATGGTTTCCAGACCGAACCCCGAAAGGATCACCCGGCACACCGAGAACACACCGGCCTTAACAACGGCCACCGCGTGCAGCAACGCCGAAACAGGCGTGGGCGCGACCATGGCCGAGGGAAGCCAGTTGTGGAACGGCATGAGCGCCGCCTTGGCCAGACCGGCGATGTACAGAACATAGGTAACGGTCACGAGGATCGGATTCTCGGCCACTACCTCGGCGGAGAAAATGCCTGTGACGATATCGCCAAGCTGGAAGTCCAGCGTGCCGCACAACACGTATGTCAGCACCATGGCGGGCAGCAGGAAGAGCTTGGACGTACCCATCAAGTAGACCAAGTATTTCCGTGCGCCGTTGAAGGCC of the Paucidesulfovibrio gracilis DSM 16080 genome contains:
- a CDS encoding Na(+)/H(+) antiporter subunit D, with the protein product MIQATSFIHPSLGFLTLALALPFFKGDSKYWRWLLLLPPLLAIYSVFAMEPGVYGTLNWMGETLVLGRVDKLSIIFAQVFSIVSLIGFTYALHVDDKFQHASAALYVAGGLGCVFSGDYLTLFVFWELMSIGSTFLIWLARNDASTRAGFRYFLYHTIGGLFLLAGLLFQYNATGTFAFEYINPATAKFYHWLILAGFCVNAAVVPLHAWLPDAYPRGTVTGSVFMSAFTTKTAVYVLCRGFAGWEVLAVAGTVMAVYGVLYACMENNARRILSYHIVSQVGYMVAGIGIGTAMTLNGACAHAYAHILYKGLLFMGVGCLLYSAGTQKLDELGGLVGRLPWVMVLYMIAALSISGWPLFNGFISKTMTITGAAEAHRTWLALGMEIAAVGTFISVGIKLPYFAFWGGKPKSDRKLRPIPWNMYTAMTIGGALCIAQGVYPQMLYAYLPFEVEHMYVPWTTWHVLQSLLLLGFSGLAFYYCRKVITPHKQLNLDFDYFYRLIGKLVMWLVCRPLAWIDDRWTKAYRVGGLAGLMGLARGSAWFDRKGIDTVVDGSAYTVMNVGKLGAKVQTGRLQDYLGLAAILALCVFALVWYLA
- a CDS encoding monovalent cation/H+ antiporter subunit D family protein: MNESARLLLPLAVTLLAPYFIWLFRKDIYKREAVSLIAGAVTFLLNLSFVPAVLSGQIPYYKLFTIMPGISVSFCVDGLGIIFALVASFLWMFATSYNVGYMRGLNEHAQTRYYFCFAIAIFGAMGVSFSANIFTLYLFYEVITVFTYPLVAHHEDEEAFNGARKYLVYLMGTSKLFLLPAMVLTYVLCGTLDFQLGDIVTGIFSAEVVAENPILVTVTYVLYIAGLAKAALMPFHNWLPSAMVAPTPVSALLHAVAVVKAGVFSVCRVILSGFGLETMDKLFLGIPTAYVAAFTIVVASLIALTKDDLKARLAYSTVSQLSYVVVGVCMLTPMAVQGGVMHIPHHAFSKITLFFCAGAIYVATHNKKISKMNGYGWRMPWTFTAFGIASLSMIGMPPVCGFVSKWYLVNGALDAHQTILLVALLLSTALNAGYFVPILVRAFFFKPAPEANVGQYSEPSKTMVIPLFVTALISVFLGLFPETFLNFIKVLGNGIF